TTTGCATATGCTTTCCCAACAGCtcaattttcgtttcaatgTGGTCGAATCACCAGGCCAAGTGCAGTGGGGAGCTATTGGACCACCTGGAAATAGTACAGGTACGATGCAGTTGGCACAAAACGAGCTGGTAGATTTCATCATTGCTTGCATGGCACTAGACGTTACTCGCAGTATATACCTTAAAGCTGGTGTTTCTCATTACGCGTCACGTATTGTGTTCGCCGTACCTCAGGGACGACCATACACTGCGTTCGAGAAGTTGTTCAAACCTTTCCAGATCGACATTTGGGCGAGCCTTGGTGCGATGCTTCTGGGGGTGTTGATTGTCGTCACAGTTCTCAGTTGTGGACAACGTGCCCGTGCCCTCCGGCAATTCGTTTACGGACAATATGAGCATATGCCTCTCTTTAATGCACTAAATGTATTGTTAGGTGGAGCAGTAGTGAACACACCTCGACGCAATTTTGCCCGTTCGTTGTTTGTGCTCTggctttattttacatttgttgTGCGCACACTTTACCAAGGGTCGCTTTACTTGTATTTACAGCGAAGTGCTACTTATCCTCCGCTATCAACAATCGAGGAGGTTCACAATTCTGCGTTGCAATACCATATGGTAAACATTGCAATGCGATTTTTCGTCGACCGGCCGCAGATCCTGCCAAGGGTGCATTTCATCCCACCCGGGTTGGATACACTAGGTGAGGCGGTTGCTGGAATGGCCGAACGGTACCAAGATCGGGTTGTCGTTTGCCCGATAGATATGGTCGCATACAATAACAAACTGAAAAGGCGCAAGCATTTGGGCAAGAAGATTTACGTAACGCGCGAATCGATCACCTTCTTCCCGCTCACTATTTACTATCCGAAGAAGTCATTCCTTACCCAAGTATTCGATCACGAGATTAAGAAGATCATTCAGAGTGGTATCATAAACTTTTGGGTTCGTAACTATGGTGACTATGATTTGGATACTGGTCGACGCACGTCTCAGACAGCAACAAGCCCTCGCAAACTCACCCTTAAGCATATGGTCGGTGCATACCAGATATTGCTTGGAGTGCATCTATTGGCCAtaatcgtttttttgttcgagttGGCTTCGATACGCATAGTGATTATACGTCGTTTGTTGGAGTTTTGTATGGACTAGAGCATCCATATTTAGCTCAATgcttaattttgaa
This genomic interval from Anopheles nili chromosome X, idAnoNiliSN_F5_01, whole genome shotgun sequence contains the following:
- the LOC128728323 gene encoding uncharacterized protein LOC128728323, with product MLLFALLISVFPCTVAQFQADGHGGELLSTVVSILLHQYFRHPFQPVLIYHTASTRSHHLLQRDILDGVLPSLKGQCSVAFGTFREHGAALRSHAVLLGQDLESIESILKDFNTNSNDYSGRYLLVLTGGMQDTQMERLFAELWLRHIVHVNVLVPVNASVSVYSYQPYSPEHCGHPKPELVATLPMEHMLPSLYPVRRFDNLHNCTLKVGTFEAKPYTTFERKVDGFSNLGGFEGELLHMLSQQLNFRFNVVESPGQVQWGAIGPPGNSTGTMQLAQNELVDFIIACMALDVTRSIYLKAGVSHYASRIVFAVPQGRPYTAFEKLFKPFQIDIWASLGAMLLGVLIVVTVLSCGQRARALRQFVYGQYEHMPLFNALNVLLGGAVVNTPRRNFARSLFVLWLYFTFVVRTLYQGSLYLYLQRSATYPPLSTIEEVHNSALQYHMVNIAMRFFVDRPQILPRVHFIPPGLDTLGEAVAGMAERYQDRVVVCPIDMVAYNNKLKRRKHLGKKIYVTRESITFFPLTIYYPKKSFLTQVFDHEIKKIIQSGIINFWVRNYGDYDLDTGRRTSQTATSPRKLTLKHMVGAYQILLGVHLLAIIVFLFELASIRIVIIRRLLEFCMD